In Oryctolagus cuniculus chromosome 18, mOryCun1.1, whole genome shotgun sequence, the DNA window TGTCCAATTATACAAtgaggagtttcatccagatggTCTTTTAAGGCACGGATAGTGCTGTTCTGAGTTTCCCATGGGAAAACTCCAGGCGTGGGGTAAGTGGTCATGAACTGTGCCCAGGACCTACTGGGGAGTTAAATTTCCTAACCCTGGCTGAGGAGCGAGGATCTCTCATACCCCTACGGCCGAGCCTGACCTGAGCTTGCCTTTCCCCTGGAGTTTAAGCACAAGCACTACCATCCTTTCCCTGCAGAGGGCGTGCCAAGATGGAAAATGGACAAGTCCtagttcagtttttattttttttttaagatttgtttattttatttgaaggagttacagaaaaggagaggcagaatcagagagagagagagagagagagagagatcttccatctgctggttcattccccaaatggccacaacaggcaaagccacgagccagaagtttcatctgggtgtcccacaagggtgcaagggcccatgtaccccgaccatctttttttttttttttttttttttttttttttttgacaggcagagtggacagtaagagagagaaacagagagaaaggtcttccttttttccgttggttcactccccagtggccgctgcggccggcacaccacgctgatctgaagccaggagccaggtgcttctcctggtctgccatgcgggtgcagggcccaagggcttgggccatcctccactgcactcccgggccacagcagagggctggcctggaagaggggcaaccgggacagaatccggcaccccgaccgggactagaacccgggttgccggcgccgcaggcggaggattagcctattgagccacggcactggccccaaccatcttctactgctttcccaggtgcattagcagggagctcggtcagaagtggagcagccaggactcgaactgctccCCAACTGGAATGCcagtgctacaccacagcgccagccccctctatTTCAGTTTTAATGTCCCAGAGTCATGCCACCATTTCCAGCTGTGCTCAGGCCCTCAGTCACACAGCATATTGGGACAATTATTGTCCTTGGAAGTATGTAACTTGCCACTGTATCCAGAACAAGTGTATTAAAGCTATTTCAGATCATTGAGTGATCTGTCCAGAACGTTCTGCGGCAGTCACCAGCAATGCTCAGCATCGGTTGGTCAAAGCACaagttttagaaaaatatctACTGTGAGAACCTGCGCAtcacaatatatttaaaaaaaaaaaaacagctatcaGTCTCGGTGCCTAGTTGTTAAGCATGGGCTTACGCTGCTAGAACAGCTGGAACACCATGGTGTTCACTGCCCAAACACTGGCTGTCACTGAGCGACTTCAGGCATGCTGAACATTCTGTGACTATTATCGGGAACTCGAAGGATCTGGTGACAGGCCTGGCATGACCATCGTTGGAAGCCTGAGCATCAGGGGATTAGACATTAGGGTGTCCATTGCACAGAAGCTGAGTGCTGCTTGTTGAGTACTGGCCACAAACTATGAGAACAATGACGGTTTGAACAcagagcagcaggtggaggattctgAGTTGCTGGGAATGGCCCAGGGGGTAGGTGGttaaggagaggcagggagaaaggaggATGCTCCAGAGGCGGTGGCTTCTATCAGAGTAACACAGTAGAGGTGTTGGGAAGAAGTCGGGTTCcaggtttattttgaaaataaaatggagatgatTTGCTGGAGACTTGGATGTAATTCCCCACAAGGGAAGAGTCCGATACTGAAGAGTCTGGAGCCGGAGCAACCAAGGGAATGGAGTACTGTTTACCAAAATGGGGGAAACTGTAGCAAGAGTGGGTTTGAGAAAAAACAAAAGCTCATTTTGGAACATGCCAAGTCTGACACGCTGAGTGACGTCTGCGTGGAGAAGGGAGCTGGTGGTCAGACAAAAGGGGCTGGACATAAACTGGGCATCAGCGTGTCAATGACAACAGCATGTCAGTGGTGTCAAGCCCTGGACCTGGGTACAAAAAATCTGTGTAGAACAgtcaggccggcactgcggctcactaggctaatcctccgcctagcggcgccggcacaccgggttcggggtgccggattctgtcccggttgcccctcttccaggccagctctctgctgtggccagggagtgcagtggaggatggcccaagtgcttgggccctgcaccccatgggagaccagcagaagcacctggctcctgccatcggatcagcgtggtgcgctggctgcagcatgccggctgcggcagccattggagggtgaaccaacggcaaaggaagacctttctctctgtctctctctctcactgtccactctgcctgtcaaaaaaaaaaaaaaaaaaagtcagaagagCTGAGGATCAAGGATCCAGGACTGGGCTCTCTCATGCTTATAGCTGAGCCAGAAGGAGGAACTACTGATGAGATGGCAGGAAAATCAAGAGAGACAGGCGTCACGGAAGCCAGAGAGGCAACACTACTCAACGAGAGCAGCTTGGTGAGCCCAGCGGAAGGGCTGCCGGGGCAAGTAAAGCAACAACAGAGATTTAGCAAGATGGCGGTCACAGGTGACCAGGACAGGAGTGGCTCTGGTGGTGGGATGGGGACAGAGGCCTCAGGCTCTCCATAACCCCAGTTCCTggctggcagagccctggctctCCATGTTGGATGTGGTTTATCAGGTAGCACCCTACACCAGCCTTAGCTGAAAGTGACCCGCAGAGAGAGGTGAGCCGCCTGCTGGTGACCTtagagagcagggctggggtagaggggaggacaggagagttgctcagggggtggggtggggggagaggggtggaTAGGGCGCGTTGAAATGGTGTTGGGAAGGCCTGATCAAGATGGGGTGCATGTGATGCTGGGGTACAGGCTGGGACAAgaggggcaggaagcagaggaacaGGTAGGCAAGGTTTCCTGCACACAGCCAAAAGGGTCCAGCCCCAACCCAAAGGAGCTGGGTCAGTAGGGAGAAAAGGTGAGATGTCCAGACAGCCCATGTTCCATTAGTTCCTCAAATGGGCACACAGGACAAGGGACTGGGCTGTGAGCCAGGACTCAGCAAGTCCACCCTCAGAGACAAAAACAACCAACTGAAGTAACTCCAACCAGTATACAGTCTGGGCCATAGCACTTGGTGGGGCCCAGAGGGGAACGTGTCCAGCAGAGGGCACTCCCTGGGCTGGGTCTTAAATACCCCAATGAGCAGGAGTTTGCTGGACAGAGCAGGCTTTTGGCAGAAAGGCGATAGGCACAGGAGTCTTGGAGGTGGGAGGTCAGGCACCATATATTTCTTCAGCAAAGGGTGCTGGGGAGGAAATgactggagggagaggaggccctGAGTCAGTCTGAGTGACCCCCGGCTGGTTTTGAGAAGGGGAGTGACATGGCTGCATTTGTGTTTTGtatcaatccctggagaaggaGTATGAAGAGGTTGGGTGGAGTCCAGGACTGAGACAGTGGTGGCCTAGCAGGGCAGCAGTTATGGGAATGGAGTGGGGTGTTCCCGAGCTGTTCCGGGGGCAGAAGGGAGAataaggggagggaggggcatgaAAGCCTGGGGTGTGCCCAAATTCTCCTTGAGGGCACGGCCAGGGTCTCCAGCAGAAGCAAGGACTCTCTCCCCAGGCAGGCCCCTGGGGCAAGGCAGAGGGAGGCCAACGGGCTCCCAATCCTGGACACTCAAGCTAGGGAAAGCCTCCCGCAGCGGGGACACACACACGCCGCCCAGAGGCTACCGCGCCGGGATTTGTGTTCGGTTCTATCGCCTCATTGGGGACCCTGGGTGGAAGCCATCGGGACGACCCCGCTGCCTCCACTGACCCGGGCCCAGACTCACTGACACGGTGCCCGCAGGTGCCTGCAGGAGTCCTGGGGCCAGATAACCTCCATGTACTTCAGCACGCGGAAGCAATACAAGTGGCTGCGCTTCAGCGAGGACTGTCTGTACCTGAACGTGTACGCGCCCGTGCGCGCGCCTGGGGACCCCGCGCTGCCGGTGAGTTCTCGGCCCTCCGTGCCCCGCCTCCTCACTCTGCCACCCCAGCGCCCCGCTCAGGTCCCGGCTTTCCTCGCCCAGGTGATGGTTTGGTTCCCGGGAGGCGCCTTCCTCGTGGGCTCCGCTACCACGTACGAGGGCTCAGAGCTGGCCGCCCGCGAGAAGGTGGTGCTGGTGCTCCTGCAGTACAGGCTCGGCATCCTGGGCTTCctgaggtgggcggggcctgcccgGGGGCGGGCCTCctctgggaggaggaggcggggatTGGGTGTAAGGAGGGAGGCGTGGTATGGGGGTGGGCCCACGTGGAGAACGTGGCCCGGACGGGCTTGATTGACACTCTTGATGGAAAGGGCGTGGCTCGATACAGTCAACAGTCAACTCGGACCTGACTCTGAGGATGTATGGTGCCCAGACTGGGTCTACCAGCGGCATGGGAGGGCTGGGCGGGGTGGGAACCTCCTCACCTCGACTGCCGAGGGCCATGACCCTAACCTTGACTATTGCCTGCCCAGCACGGGTGACAGCCAGGCCCGCGGAAACTGGGCCCTGCTGGACCAGCTGGCGGCTCTGCTCTGGGTGCAGGAGAACATTGAAGCATTTGGTGGGGACCGGAACCGTGTGACCCTGTTTGGCCAGTCGGCGGGGGCCATCTCCATCTCAGGACTGGTGAGCTCAACGCCCCCACCGACCTGCACAGACGCAGGCTGCGTTTTTGCATAAGAGTGTCTTCCGCGGCCCTGACTTGCGTGCAGGTTTGTGCGTACGAGGACTCGCCAGTCCGCAGATCTGCCTTCGCCCTCACAGTCGAGGCTGTCTGCTCCAATCAGGGGTAGCCTGATGACTGAactgagccccgcccccagagcaAGATCTCCCCTGCCGAACCCCATCATCCATCCTCTGGGCAAGACTGGGGCCACAGGCCAGAcctgagtcaggagcctgggtggAAATTCATCTTTGACCCTGACTCTCGGGGGACTACTGGCCCGCAGTGTGCCTGGAATGTGGATATAAAGGTACCTGTGAGGGACACATGGCTGGGAAGTGAGCAGGGACCACATCACGTGGGGCCTTGTGGGCCACAGTGGTGACTATACTCTAACACCTGTGTGCAGGCACTCTCGAAGCACCTTACACATCTtcactcatttaattttcaacagTCCATAAAGAACAGCAAAGGTGTTGTCCCGTTCCCCGGATGAAGAAGCTGAGGCCCAGATAAATTAAGCAATTTTATCCAAAGTGCACTGGAGAGCAGGGAAAGATTTTAAGCAGAGGAGTTATACAATCAGTTGTgcatttagagagagaggtcagtgAGTCAAAAAGATGAAAGAGCAGAGACTTGGAGAGAGACTACTCAGCAATAATGTCTATAGCAGTGGAGGCAATGGGGGTTGGTTCTCAAAGAGAAGCAGGAAGGGTGGAGAGGATGGAGAAGATGGCTCTGTGCGATGCAGGAGCCCAGATAGACAGGACCGGAGCAGCTGGGGTGTGGGGACAAACAGAGAAGAcaggggaggccctggggctgaGTGGATAACGTGGAGTAAGATATCAGTACCTAGATGGGCATTGGCCAGATGGAGCAGGTGTGCTACCTGAAGTCCGAGGTATCCAAAGGAGAAGAtgggggccccaggacttgggcaatGGAGAGAGGCTAAGAGGTATCACACAGGTCACTGGGGCTGTGGGCATGgtggggcccctcccacccagtcatccatttcttttaagacttaaaaagattctttataattttaaaattgatctgaaaggcagagagacagacacagagatggatATAGAGATttcattcgctagttcactccccaaattcccactaCAGCTGGGggttggccaggccaagccaggagtcaggaactcaatctggatctcccacatgggaggaaggggtccaagtaccctataggaagctggaattgggatcagagacaggactcaaactcaggcactctgatatgggatgcaggcatcctaccACCCCCATTTCTAATATGTAACAGAGGAAACCCCCTGCCTACAAATGCCACAATCCCAGAATTCCAGAATCCCTGGGACCCATGCACAGACCAGAGGCAGGAGAGCACTGGAGGCAGGTTCACGATCCCACTCTAGGGCTCCCAACTCcctcccagctgcctgccccCCCAAGGCTCCCTCAGACTGTCCAGCAATGGCCAGAAAGGCACCCAAGGGGCCTGACTTGCGTATCTTGAGGGTGCTCCACTCTCCACCCCTACAGATGCTGTCACCCCTAGCCCAGGGTCTCTTCCATCGGGCCATTTCCCAAAGTGGCACTGCCCTAATGAAAATCTTCATCACTCAGGAGCCACTGAAGGTGGCCAAGGTAGGTGTGTCTCCTCCTTCAGGGCTCAGCAAGGGGATGCAGAACGGGGACACCCCAGAGCCCCCTTCTTCTCTCTGCAGAAGGTTGCCCACCTGGCTGGCTGCAGCCACAACAGCTCCCGGATCATGGTAGACTGCCTGAGGGctctgtcaggggcccaagtgatgCGTGTGTCCAGGAAGATGGTAGGTGGAGCATCCCAGCTGCTTGTGGGACACTCTCCTATCCTGGTGCCCAGCCACCCCCAGGCACTTCCCCAGAGGCCCTGTGGCAGGAACACACTGGGGGGACTTCCTGTAACTCTGATCCTTTCCATTCCCCTGCAGAGATTCTTCCACGTGAACGTCCGGAGAGATCCTTGGGAGGTGAGCAGGCTGCATTCTGTAACTGCAGTATTTGTTGaatacctactgtgtgcctgcaCTCAGGGTGTGCAGGGGAATGTTCAGCCCAATAGCACTTTCCTAATGGAACTATTGTTCCAGTGGGGAGAAACCATAATCCCTAAAAGTAAATGGTATGTGAATAGCAACAGATGGGAAGGGTAAGGGGGTCAGGCCTGTTGGAAGgggtagcatttttaaaaaatttttaaagatttatttatttatttgagaggtacagttacagacagagagatggagagacagagaaaggtcttccatctgctggttcactcctgagatggctgcaatggccagagctgagctgatccaaagctgagaaccaggagcttcttccaggtctccgatacagtgcaggggcccaagcacttaggccatcttctaccgctttctcgggccataggcagagagctagatcagaagaggaacagctgggacacaaaccagtgtccatacgggatgtcggcactgcaggcagaggcttagcctactacaccacagcaccggccccattaaattttattcatttatttgagaggcagagagacagagagtgcttccatcctctgggccACTCCCTAAAAGCcctcaaaggctggggctgggccaggccaaagctgggagctggagttttaatccaggtctccagcgtgggtggcagaaatccctCCATCAaggacatcactgctgcctctgagggcctgcagcagcaggaagctggagccagaagccaaagcTGGAcaccaaagccaggcactctgatatgggacagcCGACACCTTAACTGTTAGGCTCAATGCCTGCTTCGGGAGAagtggaattttattttatttttcaaataaagatttatttatttatttcaaagaatatgttacagagagagggggatggggagagaatgggagagcaAGAGATATTCCctccaccggttcattccccaaatgaccacaatagctggtactgggccaggccgaagccaggagccaagaactccatccagatctcccacatgagcagcaagggcccaaggacttggaccatcttctgctgctttcccaggtgcattagcagggagctggatcagaagtgcagcagccaggacttgacccggagcccacatgggatgcaggcttcacaggtggaggcttagcccactgcgccacagtgccagccctggagttTTCAATAGAATGGGTAGGGCAGTCCTCAGTAAAGTAACATCTAGCAAAGATTTTCAAAGGTGAGGGGGTGAGCTATGTggggcaggcatcccaggtgcCAGTAACCTGGTCCTGTCTGTTCTGGTCCCCACCCACATCCACTCTCCCAAAGTCAGCATGGCCAGTCCCAGTTTTTTTCAAAGAGCCTGGGCAGAGCACCTCTGATGAGGACCTGCTGAGCTGGGCACGTAAGGACACAGGGACCCTGGGAGGGTATGTGTGAGGACTGACAGGAAATGCCCCTTGCCTTGCAGACGACATGGCTCATGGGTGCTGTGGTGGACGGCGTGGTATTTCCAGATGACCCTGTGGTGCTCTGGACCCGGGGGCAGGTTCTACCTGTCCCCTACCTTCTAGGTGTCAACAACCAGGAGTTCAGTTGGCTCTTGCCCTTTGTAAGTGAATATAGGGGTGCTAACCGCAGtgggggcagcagaagatgtctctgGGTCAGGTCCCTGTATCCCTCCAgaggtgccacagtgctggggagTCTCCTGTAGTCACTGGCCGGGAACAATGCAGGAGAGGCGGGGAGAAGAGCGACTGGTCTCTTGGAGGTCTAGGAGCTCCAGTTCCTCAGGTCATAGTGTAGAAGGGTTGTCATGTCCATTCTCAAGCCTCCGGGCAAATCCTGGGGCCCTGCCTTGCTCCTGGGTCAGGGTAGGTGGTCCAGCCCCATTTCAGCTCTGGTACAGGAGTTAGTAAtggac includes these proteins:
- the CES4A gene encoding carboxylesterase 4A isoform X2, which produces MYFSTRKQYKWLRFSEDCLYLNVYAPVRAPGDPALPVMVWFPGGAFLVGSATTYEGSELAAREKVVLVLLQYRLGILGFLSTGDSQARGNWALLDQLAALLWVQENIEAFGGDRNRVTLFGQSAGAISISGLMLSPLAQGLFHRAISQSGTALMKIFITQEPLKVAKKVAHLAGCSHNSSRIMVDCLRALSGAQVMRVSRKMRFFHVNVRRDPWETTWLMGAVVDGVVFPDDPVVLWTRGQVLPVPYLLGVNNQEFSWLLPFITKFPLNVNLMRKKILTRLLWSISTLLNVTKEQIPLVMEEYLSSSDKHNWKTYRNHMIDLAGDATFVYSTLQAARYHRDAGLPVYLYEFEHHASSGIIIKPRTDGADHGDEIRFVFGTPFFKGPSTGAEKALSFRMMRYWANFARTGNPNDGKLPYWPRFDKDEKYLRLDLTTRVGVKIREKKMAFWSRLHQPQRTEKQRLF
- the CES4A gene encoding carboxylesterase 4A isoform X3 encodes the protein MTALRPVADASWSVSWSLRLVLALCLMEQTALGALHTKRPLVVTKYGTLQGKQMHVGKTPIHVFLGVPFSKPPVGARRFAPPEPLEPWKGIRHATTYPPSCLQESWGQITSMYFSTRKQYKWLRFSEDCLYLNVYAPVRAPGDPALPVMVWFPGGAFLVGSATTYEGSELAAREKVVLVLLQYRLGILGFLSTGDSQARGNWALLDQLAALLWVQENIEAFGGDRNRVTLFGQSAGAISISGLMLSPLAQGLFHRAISQSGTALMKIFITQEPLKVAKKVAHLAGCSHNSSRIMVDCLRALSGAQVMRVSRKMRFFHVNVRRDPWETTWLMGAVVDGVVFPDDPVVLWTRGQVLPVPYLLGVNNQEFSWLLPFITKFPLNVNLMRKKILTRLLWSISTLLNVTKEQIPLVMEEYLSSSDKHNWKTYRNHMIDLAGDATFVYSTLQAARYHREIPMMGSCPTGHASTRMRSTCGWILPRV